The nucleotide sequence AAAAACACAGCCTGTCATAACTCTTTCTAGTTACAAATCTTTATACAAACAACCCTCTCTATGCTCGTGAGGCTAGGTCACTATTATCATCCTTTCAGAAATGGTAACACTAAGGTAGAAAATAAGTCCAATTTCTAGAACCCAATCCCTTGCTTATCTCATCTAGACATGGATTATATTGTGACCATCTTGAGAGTGACAGCCACTTGTAAACTTTTGACTGTACTTAAGTCTTATTTTAGTTGCTTTTCCAGGCACTTGTGTGTCAAAAATATGTTCCTTAATCAGCTGCACAGATATGGCTACGTGACAAATTCCAAGGTGAAGTTTGTTATGGTGGTAGATTCTTCAAACACAGCACTTCGAGACAATGAGATCCGCAGCGTAAGTGCAGGAAATCAGAATGCAACTTGCTAGATCAGTATTTTTGCTCCTTCCACTTATTCATAAAATGCTGAGAAGCCAAGAAacaaacaaccctccccccctcccccagttattTTCtaggttttaattaaaaacaaaccatgaTCTTTTTTCAGATGTTCCGAAAGCTGCATAATTCATACACAGATGTAATGTGCAACCCCTTTTATAACCCTGGGGACTGCATTCATTCCAGGTGAGTGAGCTGCTTCCACTAATCCTTTTGATTTTGTTGCCTTTCTGGGACATGCAGAGCTATTAGGATTTAGCTTTTAAGATTGTAATTTCTGTGGGTGATCAGTTTAAAGCTGGGAGCTGCAAACTCCTTTCCAAAAACATGCAGCTGTACTCTCTTTGGACTACTTCTACAGAATAGAAAATTTACCATTGTACTGTCCTCCTTAGAGGCTACATTTAACTGGCTCCCACACACTTCACACTCATTAGTAGCTCTATGAACAGATATTAGAAATGCTGACTCAGGAACCTGAGGTTACTTTAAAAAAGTTACCAATGGATCTCACTTAAATATTCTTTTTATTGAAACATGGTGGATAATACTTTGTCAACAGCCTTGTCCACTGGACACCTCTAAATAGGCAGGCTGTAGCTTTCCACAATTCAGCCTCTGTAGAGGAGTAAGGATGAGGAGACTGTTTCCGAAATGCATAATTCTCAAAACAGTTGACAGGGTACTGTCCATCTTTTTATATTCAAAGCTTTTTGTGGGACCAGTGAGtgtttctcccctttccccccatggATGCATATGCAAAAGCAGATTCTATATTCCTGCCATTAAAATGACTGTGGTCTACTGACAGGGCAAGAACCATGGTTACTTCAGCTTTATTAGAAGAAAAGTAATGGTTTGTGAAATGCAGTGCACCAGTGGTAAGGAATGAAATATTTATAGTCAAGCCTGTGGGAAGTTAACTTctatttaagcatttttaatgGTATATCTTACCTACTAACTGAAGAGCTTCTTTGTATGAGAGATCTCAGTGTGGTGGACTGTCTTCTCTTTCTTTAATATTTCATACTCTTCCTTCTCTAGGGCCTTTGAGAATATGGTGACCTCCATGATGATGCAGGTGTGCTGAAGCTCCAGCCATTCTCTTCATATCTGAGGACATTCTCTATTGTACAGAAGTATGTCTGTGaagctgtgtgtatatatagtcttCGAACTTATTCTGTGTAAAATAAACCTATTACTCTTTGGATCTATGTCTGCTTGTGTTCTTGTGGCCAGTCACGCTGTGGAGAGTGGCACAACTTGCTTAGCAGAATATAGGGCTTTGCTTTTAGCTAGTATGGAAGGGTCTCTTGCTCCTAAATAGAGACAAAGGTAGTGAGCTATTGATCGCTGTCCATGTCTGATCTTAGTAAAGCCCAGGGCTGCATGTTAAATTGCACACACGATTGTCTGCCCAAATTGCATGCAGAGTTGAGAGTGTACGTGGATGCAGCTGTGTGCTAGGCTACCCCTACCTTATGCTTGAAATAGCTGTGCCTGGTGCAGCATGATAAGAGAACAGCAGCCTGCTCCACTGTTGAGCAAAACAGACCTCGAATGCAGACTGTGAATGGCAAATTTAGGTTGACCTCACTCTTGGGAGAGTTAAAATGAACTGGTTTACTGCTCTGAGCGGGACCACCTCTTCTTCCTAGAGCAGTGTGCAGTACTGCTGCTGGACGCAGTTGTCATAAGAGGACTCCCTGGCTTTAATAGATCCAGTCCAGGCAGAATCTGGACGAGCCTTTTCTGCTCGTTGCCACTCACAACACTGGGttcccagtgctgcagccagagcaTGCTGTTCTTTCCTGACAATgttttaaactaaaccaaatctGGCCCCCTAGCTGTGTTTCCTCAGTGTGGTAGGAGCGTCCAGATCAGTGAGGTGGGCACATACTGAAGCCCATAACTATCAAAGCAAAAAAACTATTACTTGGAAAGAGACAACAGCAGCTTAGTGCAACAGGGCCCATCACTGGATGCTCACACCCCAAGCACCATAAGTAGCTGCACCCTTTGCAGCACACCTGGCTTCATTTTACCCAAGGCAGATTGCCATGGTCACATGAGatggctggggcagagccagtAATTGGACCCCAATCTCCAGCAACCCCATCCAGTGCCTTCAGCTAATCCCCTCCTTCATGGGGGAGAGTGCTAGGCAAGCCACAGGGCATGAATTATGGGTAGTGCACAAGAGTCTACTCAAACCGTACGTTGGGATTTTCTTTAGCGCTTGCAAACCTGCCTGAAATTTGACCTGTAGTTACAAACAACCAGTTTGTGGTTCTACAGCAGCTATGGAGGATGAGGTTTTTTAGCCACATTAAACTGAAGTGTTTCGCGTTTGATGTTACAAAGGGGGTTACTGACCCTCCACTTTTTCTTGTTCTGTCTCAGTCACTTATCTCCAGCAGCTTGGCATTCCTTCATGCTAGACTGGGGCATTAGAACAGCCTATGCAGATACCTAGTCTGTGTTCTTTGCTCACCCATCTGCATTTCAACAGCCCCGGAGACATGCATGCTGCCTTAATCAATTTAATCTAGATATAACTAATTCCGCTTTAAGATCAAAGCCCAAGAAGGTGGGGTTGCAGTCCTGTGGTAGCAGAAAAATAGCCACCCCGAGGGCAGAGATAATAGTGTGCATTGTATTTCCAGTTCCAACTTGTCATTGTATCAGTCTAAGCCCCTTGTATTGATCCCATGTAAGAATCTCATTGCACTGTGCATGAACATACAGATACCTAAGTGGCTGGCAGAGGGGACCCTAACATGACTATCCTGTTTTGGCCAGAAGAGAAATAGTGAATTCTCTGTTCATTTTCTGGACTACATTGAGGATTGCACACTAACCCCACTAATACCTGTTTAACATCCATTAGTCTCCTGTTTTCTTCCCTCAGAATAGGTGAAAAGTTGAAGTAAAAATACAGACCTGCCAAAGGCAGTAGGCATTTGAACAAATTAAGGTGAATTCTTAAATGGAAATCATATCAGAAGCAGGTATATGCACCAAAACAAAGGACTGTACCTATCTCAACGAGGCATATCCTACCTATAGGATGCAAGGTTTTGCAAGCCATTAATAGAACAGGCTTACTGGTACAGGTACACTAGATAGGAGACCACTCCTGAGGCTGGATGATAGTAGTAAACTCAGGGGATCTAGCACAAGTGCTCATACCATGCCAATGTAACAACCCTTAGAATACAACATGGATAGGTTGCCCTTGTTATAAAGGATTCTAGAGtcaaagattccaaggccagaagggaccattgtgatcatccagtctgacctcctgtacaccccagaccataggacttcccccaaaataatgcctagagcaaatcttttagaaaaaccccATCTTGATTTAAGAACAGTCAgttatggagaatccatcacgacCCTTGGtatgttgttccaatggttaattactcactgttaaaaatttacaccttatttccagtctgaagttgtctagcttcaacttccagccatgggatggcattacacctttctctgatagattaaggaacccattattaaataacaaatatttgttccctctgTAGGTAactatagactgtaatcaagtcaccccttcaccatctctttgttaagctaaatagatggagctcctctAGTCtgttcactataaggcatgttttctaatcctttaatcatttttgtggctcttctacAAACCCCCTCCAACCTATCAACATCCATTTTTCTGATGTGTTGTGTAGTGACATTACAGCAGCATCATCTACTGATCATCCCTCACGGCAAATGCTGCCAAGATGTCAGGACATGGTGCTGCAACTCCTTCAAGAACAAGTCCTCCTTTCTAACCCTCTCCTCGCTAGGGCTGCTGgatcctcctctcccttcccctttctgAATGCTGGGAGAAGGCAGGAGCCTCTTCCGTTCTATTCCACTATTTCTTCTCTTGGCTTCTTGGAAGGAAAGAGGCTCTGCCTGCTCCTAGCCATTT is from Caretta caretta isolate rCarCar2 chromosome 12, rCarCar1.hap1, whole genome shotgun sequence and encodes:
- the TRAPPC2L gene encoding trafficking protein particle complex subunit 2-like protein: MAVCIAVIAKENYPLYIRSIPTENELKFHYTVHTSLDVVDEKISAMGKALVDQRELYLGLLYPTEDYKVYGYVTNSKVKFVMVVDSSNTALRDNEIRSMFRKLHNSYTDVMCNPFYNPGDCIHSRAFENMVTSMMMQVC